CTATTTGTTAGCTGGGAAAACAGGAAAATAATTAGAGACATTAAgtctattttatcttcttttaATGTTTGCACCGTCACTCATATTAAAAGAGATGGTAATGGTTTGGCTGATTCCATCTCTAAGAAATCAAGAAGAGACAAACAGTTTTTTTGAAGAGTTTTATAACTCTGCTCTTTCTATTGAAACCTTTCTAGAGAGGCATATTGAGCCTTCTcatatttaaataaaattttagTTATCTAAAAAAAACACATTGGCTAATGTCAATATAACAGGGTAAGCCCTGATGGGGCGGGGCAACGGACTTATGGGGAAACTAAGCCCAACTTGTATTCAGGGATGCTTTATTAAACCTAAAAGATCTATTTGGAGATAACAAATAAATTTAGGACGACATACTAAATAATATAGTCTCTACTTTTTATAAgataaaagtgatattttcactctTCACGTTAGTCTTTTTTAGGTAAAAAtgagaaaataatattttttttaataagacaGAGGTATTTTATCATACCGTTATCGAATGTAGGTTGTAGAtcttaattataaaaaaaaatctcctctACTAATTTAACCGTTATTTTAAATAAAGTTAAAATAAGAATGaaaaatccatttttttttgatcgaaagaGAAATTTTATTTAGAGAAGAAGAATGTACATGTAAATCTACCAGAGGTAGAACAGAAAATGACAAATAAGCAAATTACAAAAAGATAGAGTTCCAATTTTGAATCTGTGAAGCCACAAAATCTTGTGTACCTGTTGCTGCTGCCCAAACTAAAATAGAGGATTTGACAGACAAAAACAGatcatcatctgttttgtaaaTATATTGTTCCTCAAAACGTCTGCAATTCCTTTCATTCCAAATTGTATTAACAACCGCTGCTGGTATTAGATCCCAAATATAATTCCCTGTAGTGGAAAAATGATTATGGTGCCAACTTTCTGCCAAAATTCTCATGGAACCCGGTAAAATCCAACTCCAACCTGTATTAAGCAGAATGCTCGACCAAATCTTATAAGCAATCTTACAATGTAAGAACAAATGATCCTGAGATTCTACACCAATTCCACACAGAACACAAGAATTATGGAGATCCATACCTTTGTGTTACAAGATATCAATTGTATTCAGTTTACCGTGAATCAAACACCACATTAAGATATTAATCTTTGGTggtattgtcgtcttccaaaTGAACGAATAAGGAAAGTGATTAACTCCATCTTCTGCCACTAATTTAGCATATAGTGATTTCACAGTAAAAACTCCCGTGTGGTTAAGTTTCCATCTGCGAGTATCCGTCAGATCATCTTGAGTAGGTGGATTGTCCCCTATAGTGGTAAGTAGTGTAGCAAATTCCACCACCTTTGTATTTGAAAGAACACGCCTAAAATCAAACTTCCAACCACCTTCTAAAGATATCATTGCAGCAACTGTTATATGTTTATCCCGGGTAAGCTTATAAAGATTAGGATGTGCTTTTGCTAATGACAAATCTCCACACCAAATGTCATTCCAAAAAGAAATTAAACTACTTGAATGTAAGTATAAGGTAGAATTGGCACTCACAAGATTAGCAGTTTCCGCAATGGCTCGCCAACAAGAGATACCATATGTTGTAGCAATTTTACCGGGATTCCAATAAGAAAACTCTGAGCCATATTTCTCCTCTATTATCTTGTACCATAGCTTTCTCTTTTCGACACCAAACCTCCAACACCATTTTGCAAGCAAAGATAAATTCATTAATCTCAGGTTACACACACCTAGGCCGCCTTTTTCTTTAGTAGCGCATACTAAATTCCAGTTAACCAAATGAGAAGTCTTTACTCCATCTTTATATTCCCATAAGAAATTGCGCATCTTCTTTTCGAGTATTTTAATAACAGAAATTGGTGCTTTGAACAATGAAAAATAATATGTTGGAAGAGATGACAAGATGCATTTGATAAGAACGAGCTTACCTCCCTTTGATAAAGAAATACGTCTCCAGACGGATAATCTGGCGTCGAATTTCTCTATAATTAGGTCCCAAATTCTCTTCGAACTGGACTTAGCACCTAACGACATTCCCAAATACTGGAAAGGTAAACAGTCTATTGCACAACCGAATTCCTCAGCCCACAAGGCTAAGTTTGGGACTTCTCCAACAGAAATAAGCCTTGTCTTGGCAGCGTTTACCTTTAAACCTGCAATGTACTCAAAACACTGTAAAGATGAAAACAGATTATGTAATTGCTCCTTGTTATTTTAAACAAAGAAAATCGTATCATCTGCATAATGAAGGTGATTCACTATGGTACTTGTAGGTGTGACTGAGAAACCGCTGAAAAGACCCTGATTCATAACTCTATCTATATATCTGGAAAAACCCTCCATCGCAATGTTGAACAAAAGAGGAGAAACAGGGATCCCTGTCGAACTTCCCTTGTACTTGTGAAGTAACCAAAAGAAGATCCATTAATTAAAACTGAAAATGATGAAGTAGCATAACAGAACCTCAACCAGTTGCGCCATTTTGAGGTAAACCCCATTTGAATAAGCACAAATTCAAGATAATTCCAATTTATTCTATCAAACGCCTTCTCCAGATCAATTTTGCATAAAATTCCAGCATTTCCAGACCTTAGTCTAGAATCTACCAACTCGTTGGCTATTAGGGTACCATCGATAATTTGTCTGCCTTCGATATACGCGCATTGCACCGGGGATATGAGTTTATCCGTGAAAAGTTTGAGTCTCGTGGATAACACCTTGGCAATGATCTTGTAAACACTAGTAAGGAGACATATAGGTCTACAATCCTTGATTGTTTCGATGTGATCCTTTTTCGGTATAAGAGTAATAAAAGTAgaattatgcttagaattaatattACCTGTGGTACAAAATTCATTCACCGTAGCCATAAAATCTCCTTTGATGAAATGCCAACACTTCTGAAAGAAAATAATTGGAAATCCGTCTGGGCCCGGAGCTTTGTCATTTCCTAAGTCCCTGATGGCACGTACGACCTCATCTTCATTAAAATCAGAATCTAAGATAATAGCTTTTGTAGCAGTGATGGAATCAAAATCAATCCCTTCTAAATCAGGCCTAATAATTTCTTCTTCAGTGAAAAGTGTCTTGTAAAAACCCACAATATGTTCTTGTAACCTCTTCCTATCAGACACAAGTTCATTGCCGACGTATAATTACTTTATTCTATTGTATCTACGTCTCGCAGAGGCATTGCTGATGAAGAATGAAGTGTTTCGGAATTATGTTTTCTTATCTTGTTTACTAAATTGTTTTATTTGCATTTTTTTACCGTTTCCCAAGCTCCAAATTTGCAGTCTTGGCATCAGCAGTCTTTAAACAAAAAAACATACCGAAATTGAGCTTCTCACATCTCTCTGGAGAAGCAAGGGCTACGAGGATAAAACTGCAATCTTGTTTTACCATGAAACCTTGAAAATGCATACTGGTGATTATGTTTAAGAGTTTCATATTTAAAATTGAACTAAGTAGCCAAGTAACAGTGACACTAGTTCAACGATAGGTTGTGGATACAGTACTCAATATGAAAAAGCCGCGAATTCAGTAAAATTAAAGAAGAGTTAAGTTGGAAATCCTCCTATACGATTATTTTATTTAGTGCCCGTACTGGATACTTCTCACGGCAACTTCTTGATTATTGGGCAAGATAATTTTTTGAGTCGCtttggaacaaaaaaaaaaaaaaagaaaaaaaaacctaaggtcCGGCCTGAATCATAAAGGCCGTAAGCTGTGTACAGTTTTGCTTTGTAACGTACACCAAAGtcgataaaaaatataatgctgacgagtttcgaattattatttttttgataaaaaaaaagattattaaGCCTATTCCTATCCACATGACAAAAAAAAGCTTTTTGGTGTATCAGGTGGCATGGCAAATTATTTGTGCAATTCTGGGAAAACCACGGAGTGACCGAGTTTCTAGCGACATTGACTCAAGCGCTGGCGTTATAATCAATATCGCCAACGTTCGACTTTCTAACGTCTATAAATACCGCACCTTGTTCTCTTCTCTTCTCAACTCTTCTTCTCaattatcttttgattttcttaaactTCTGTTCTTAAACTTAAACaattatcttttgattttcttaaacaaatatggagagaagaaaaagaaatagaaaaaccAAAGGATGTACTAGTACCCCAGCTAGTGGAATAAGTTTTGTTGTGGATACAAATTATGAGTTTGGTAATATCAGACAAGTAGCCGGTGAAGGTATATTCTCTAATCACCTATCTGACTATAAGGGAAGGTCATCATTGGCAAGAAGCTGATGATTTGATCTAGGAGCCAATGGACAGAAATGAATACGTAGTTTGGTTTAACACTATTTTCAAGACCAATATTTCTATGCAACCGCAAAGTTTTGGTCGGATGGATTTCCCAGCTTTAGGTAGGATGCCACTTGCAGATGAATTTCTTCATTTCCAACCTCTACCATAGATGGGTGACGCATTTGCATATCCTTCTCAAAGTTCATCTTCAACCatgccaccattttcttgggaGGTACAGACTATATCCAGCACATCCGGAGAGGTTGTTACTTATCCAATTGCTTCTAGTGCACTTGATCAGACTTATCCATACTTGGGGATCAATTTTATAGAGTTGCAGTATCAGACCCAGTTGAACGATTATCATGCTCTAGTTCAGGGATTTCACAAATTTAACTTGGATGAGTTGAAAAAACTGAGGGACAACATGATGTTTGACATGAGTCAAGGATTTGAGGGTAGTGACGGTTCAGGTAGTAGTAGGGGAATGAGTCCCAATATTAGAGGAATGAGTCCCACTGGTAGAGCTGTTAGAGGAATGAGTATCAGTGGTAGAGATGGTAGaggaatgactcaaatgaatccCATTGGTGGAGGAATGAGTCCAACTGGAAGTCAGCAAAGTCGTGGAAGTGAAAGAAGATTGAGATGTCGTTCTATGCAGGAGTTACCAGAAATTTCTACTCCAAATATAGTGTTAGATAGTCAAGTAGTACGTAGTGGTGAAGAAAACATTGGCTTGTCTACAACTCTTGCACGTATGTTTAGTCATATGCCAACTTACATAATGACTCCATATGGTGGTGTGAACATGGAAGTAGTTAGGCAATCGACTCTATATACCCCAATTGCCTCCACCCCCCAATTGCCTCAAGCTCATCAGCATTTCAAACATTCCAGCAGCCATTGCAGCAAACTCCTCAAGAATATCAACAACACGTATATTTCAAGATTTGTATCGTGTTCCCATGCTCCCTGAACCCATTGCTTATCAAGGTTATGGTGATTTTGATGAGACTCAAGAACCAAGTGAGTTTCAAACCGGCTCGCTAACTGATATGTTGAACAATACTCTTGATCCAGAAAATGCGGGCAATTGGATCTTTGGTCAGGCAGGAAATGGACAAGGTAATGAGTAGTTTAAATATAAGCAATTTAGttgaaatgtatttttttttaattaatgggAACTTTTTTTAGTTTAATATTCAAATACAAACTagttttacatttcattaaaAATTAAGATTGCAAATACAAACTTATAATTTGAATCCATGTACATGAACATTGTAGGGTTCATAACATTCTTCGTGACTAAACCATCTTCTGTTATCTTCGGAGAATTTGGTACGAGCTCTAATTTTTAGTTCTTCATTTGACAACCTAGGATTATCCCCTTTTATCAACCACATAATTTGCTGATATTTTCTAACATTgttattgatgaaacaataacgattttgaagacactcatttgttcttcttggaTTTACATGACTTAACGTCATGAACCTTTGAAACATAGTGTCCCATAAGTTAAAAGTCTCTAATTGAAATCTATTGCTTGCAACTGAAACCCAACATCGAATTAGAGAAACATCTTCCTCTGGAGTAAAATCCACTTCGGTTATGCGAGCACTAGGCATGTTGAAATGAATTTAAAGTTGAGTTGGAATGGGTAGaagttaggtatttatagagggggAAAATGGTAGCCGTTGGATGAAGATATGATAAGCGTTGATCAGATCAGCGAGCGACAACTTGACTAACGCTAGCGCTGGAATGACCAGCGAGCACTGACTTGATCATCGagcgatggacactctatcgctcgctggaaattccgtcgtgtatgcctatatgttattcctAGCATATAGACATATGAGTTTAGTAATTTGACATACCCATAatgggtgcatatatgccaaaaatcGGTGTTTGGTGTATACATGGCAATAGGCCTtagaggaaaaaagaatgtacaAGGAGCAACTTACAAGTAGTAAGAggctaaaagaaaaaagaatacagAACAAGCTAAATAAAGACTAAATCCCAATTAAAAATCAGATTACTAGAATTTCCTCTTAAACTGAGTGTGAAAGTACTGGTAAAACTTACGAATTCGATAACCACTGGACTGGTATCATTAACCGATAACTTTACCTACTACAACGGCATCAGCAAATTTCCCAAATCCATCGCATACAATGAATAACAAGGCAAAACTTACGCACTTGTTGACACACAatatcttctatttttatttaacAAGCTTGTTTTCTTTAGACACATAAGAGTAGGTTTTACGAGATCCCCAAACTCTAGAGTGGATATCCGATTTGCTGACCTCAAGTCAGGCTTCGGAGCAACTACTAAACTCATATGTCTACAATATACGTTGCGTCATAAGAAAGAACTAGACGATAACTGCATGCATGAAATCAAGGACCCGATTAAGTGAGAAGTAAATGAAACGACTATAATAACATGGGATGACTATCACTTCGTTAAACTGTCAGCTATTAAAGTCCACTGGTTCCAATCAACTTAGTCAATCCATATGTTATAGCCATGGCGATCCATCCTCCAACCAACACCCTAAGAGAAGACTTCAACAAAGGTGCTTTCCCTAAAACAGCCCCTAACCCTCCAAACACCAACAGCGCCAAACTCGTCGCTCCTGTCACCACTCCCAATCTCACCTTATGATCTTTTATAAATGCCGCTGCTAATAACGGTACCATAGCTCCAAGGGAGAATGCAATTGCTGATGCACCAGCAGCTTGAAATGGGTTTGGCAAATTTTCCTTCTCGTCATCACTTTGTGTTTCCTCATCTTTTCTTGCCATACTTTCTCTCTTTATTTGTGCCAACTCAATATCAAGTTGTGAATAAACTGAGACAAATTCTCCGATAGCCATACTACAAGCCCCGGCTATCAAACCGGCAAAGCCAGTCAGAATCATAAACTTGACATCTTCTTTTACAGCTCCTACTCCCATCATCAGTGATACTGTCGACACTAAGCCATCGTTGGCTCCAAGGACAGCAGCACGAAGCCACTGTGCCCTTTGGGAGTAATCAAAGTAGTCTTTGTTATCTTCGATTATCTGTGGTCGTTCTATATCGATATTGGACACCGATATTGGTCTAATAAGATTAACAGGTAGAGTTGATGTTTGGTATGTTTGATTAGCTTGATTATGGATATCCAtggaagaaaatgaaaagaaaatgggCAAGTTTGTAGAAGGAATTTAGTAAAGAAGAAACGTACTATTGCTGATGAGAATTGCAGAAGAGTTTATGAAGGAGCGTGGTAGCCACACTCATCTAATAAAAGGGTATTTTATAGAAATGCGATGGCTTTGTCTTTTCTCGATTGGTGATGGTGATGTGCACGTATAGTATTGCATGCCCATAGTATGTTTTTTCTTATTGAAGTGGTACATGATATTGCTAAGATTTTTTGTACTAGCTATTTATCAATGAAGTAACGAGTGCACACATGATTTGCAAGAATAAGACTTGACTACATttgacaaaaaaataaataaaagtttctTGTAGCACAAAAATTGAGTCAGCTATGTTATAGAAGCTGGGTCTGTTAACAAAATTAGAAATCCAAAAAGTTTATACTCAATACTTAAACAAGAAAAAtgagaacaaaaaaaaagttatttttccttctttttttttctcagtttttttgttcttttttggtTTTTGCATCAATCCGTATGAAGCCGTGTGGAAGCACATTACTGCTAGCTAATAAGATAGCCGATGAATTTCTGTTATGCAAAACGCCTAAAGTTCCTTGGTGCTATCTTGAATAAGATGCATGGGATGGGAAAGGGAACTGATAAATTGCAACCAACTTCACAAGCTAGTTGTTCCAAGCATCCATTACAAACTTACTACGAGTAGTCTAGCAAATCCGGTTAAAGCCAAAGGAAAAGGCCTTGTAAGGTCTTGGCTTCTCTTTGTTTTTAATGTTTCTTTTACCAAAAGAAGGCAAACAAGATTAAGGACATACAAGACGTTTACCACCAAGAAACATTACAAGGAGGGTAAGCCACCCTGAACTTCTTTCATTTTAGTGATAGGTTGATTACCACTTGGATCTACATGCACTATATTTCAAACTTTCAACCTTTTTGAACTGTTACATACACTCTATGGATCCATAAAgaggatttgttttgttttattacaTGAAACTTTGAATAGAAATGATAGAAATATTAAATCATACGCACCTTGACAAGGGATTGTTTCTTTTTATTCTAACAGGTTAGTGAAAGTAAATTATTAATATGAACACGCTAATGGATTGCTGAATCGTATATGCACTGGTAGAGCACTTTTAGAGTAGATAATGTTAATAAAACGCTAAGGAGTGTGCATTCCACACACGATAGCCACCACATATTTATGTTATTTTGATGGACATCGCATTTGTATGTATCAATGCAATCATGAAACATGCATTCTCTCTTGACCATTCATGGTTtttcatatttattatttttcaacaTTTTATTATCTTAATACTCCCTTTGGACAGTTCCAAAAAGATTTCTCACATATATATGGCTATCCAAAATGGATTAATGTCCTAAAGTTGCATATACTACCTTCGGTTCAAAAAGGTTGGTTTGTTTCGTGTAAAAAATTATACGCGTGAACCCAACTTTCATTATCCTATTTATGCTCTTTCTTGATGGTAACCTTGTTTGTTTAGACAAGGGACACACAATACAAGAGTGAGTATTTTTAGAATCAATGCAATCAAAAGTACGAGATAAGAAACGAAAACAATCCTCGCTGGGATGGCCTAATCGGCAATGCCATATATCCATTGGCTTCTTATTTGCAATAAAAGAGAAAACAGAAGGACGTAAGCTAAAATGGTATAGGCCCGCAATGCGCCTACTCCATCCAATCTCTTGTTCGTTTGAAGGTCCTGGAAGACACATGAGTCATGAGAAAATTTAATACAACACTTGGTTGTTTTGGTTAGTTGACTAACCGATATGAGATTGAATTTAAAACtgggaacatgaagaacatcaattAATTTGATTGCTGGGGATAAATCAATATTTCCAATATGGTTCACAGAGGTAAACGATCCATCTGGCAATTGTACTTCAATTGGTTTATCAACCATAAGTTAAGATGTGTGAAAGATGATATAGAAGAGCATATATGGTGCGTAGCACCACTGTCGACAATCCAGGTAGACAAAGAACAAGTAAATACATGTGGGAAGGAAGGCAACAGGGCAGTAGAGACCGTACCTGCACAGGTTGCTGCTGGAGAAGACACAACACTGTTGCTGTTCGGGTTCAGTAGGTGAAGCAGCTGAGCGTACTGCTCAGGAGTGATCGATGGGGCCATTGGAGCAGCAGGTACAGCAATGGAGGCTAGAGCATTGGGAGCAGCAGTGTGGACAGCATCAGCAACCTGAGAGTTGTGGGCAGCAGCGTTGGAAGAGCCATTGGGATAGCCGTGAAGCTTCCAACAGACCTGGCGTGTGTGACCATGTCGATTACAGTGATCACAAAAGGGTCGAGGTCGTTTGTTGCCATAGGATGGATTCCCAGGGACTGGACGGAAGTGCGAGGAATGACGCTGTGGTCTTGCATCTGTGTGAGAAGCATTCAAAGCAGCTGATTCAATTAGTGGAACAGCAGCGGAATTTATTCcttgtttctcttcttcttggcGTACGAGGTTGTACAACTTAGAAGCCGATGGCAATGGTTCAGTGACTAGGAGTTGTCTTCGCAAGGAAGATAATCGATCTTGAAGCCCCTGTAAAAACTCCATAGCACGATCTTGATTATGGTGTTCAATAATAGACTTACCAGCATGGCAAATACATGGTGTTGGAGGCCGAAAAGAATCCAATTGATCCCAAAGAGTTTTGAGCTGGGTGTAGTATTGAGCAACCGAATGATGCTCCTGTTTCAAGGTGGAAATCGATTGCTTGATTGTATATAATTTTGTGGCATTGGACTGAGCAAAACGACTCTTCAAGTCCATCCACATCTCATGAGCAGTGTCGAAAGACATTACACTACGACCAATTTCTGGTTCACAGGAATTACAAACCCAACTGCCAACAAGATCATCACAGCGTTGCCAGTACGGTATATCAGCTGGAATGTATGGCTTAACAATTGTGCCATCGATGTAGCCTAGTTTGGCCTTGGCACTCAAAGCCTTACGGAAACCACGAACCCAAGTGGCATAGTTTTCACTTGTGAGAACTGGTTGATAGAGAATAGTAGTAGGATTGTCTGCCGGATGAACATCGTAAGGACTAGAAGGATGAAGGTGAGGGTTAGAATCAAAAATACCAGTGTTTGTGCTGTTGGTGTTTACAGTTGGATCAGAGATATCACCCATTGGAAGCGATGAAGAGAGaaaatcaattgttgttgttgaagcaaGATTGGCTTGGATGACAGCTGATGCCGGGAGAGTCTTAGCCCTGGAGAAGAAATTTCACGGCAGTTGTGAAGAGAACTtgtttggaaagaaaaaaaaactcgtttttttttttttttttttttgtttggagaGAAATACCTAGCACGAAGATACCATAATAGATTTTAGGAGACAGAGTTTAATGAATTCACAACTGTgaatattttgtttattcttaTTGATATATATAGTGAATTAGATTACATAGGAATTAACTAAGAAGTTACAACAAATAGAGATATTCTAGGAATATGACTATATTTACGTAAGACTAAAACTAGGAAAGAACTagtaaactgggaaacctagtaaACCTAGTAGACTACAGATATATCGCTAACaggacggtcgagatctaatgtGTAATACTAAAACTCTAGGAACTTGGGCCTTTCTCTacctatgaaagggaaacaataacTTATACTATTGTATCCAAGGAATTACTCATTACAGATAAGGTCAAGAGAGAGCAACCATGACCTCCACAAAGATATTACCGCTGCTCCAAAGATGCTTGATGTACGATGGATTTGCGATACAAGGTATTTCTCTTAAACTAGTCTTGCATATTttattgtgtgattatcatgaagttcaacgattCTGAATTAACGTTATGTAAAATTAAAACTTATACTTGGCATCTAGAGCTAGTGTTTAAAACTCATGATCATCCGTTGATAAAATGCAATAACGTGTTATTTTTTGTCTGCTGCTATGGTTTCAAATTTTACATCAAGTTATATACATTTCATCCTGACAATGTTTTCATGATTGATCAATCCGTAAAActtaaatcaaaattgaaaatacAGAGAAAATATGCGCATTAATGCTTAGGATTTGCCTCTTCCCTAAATTTGGAAGGGAAAAGATATCATCACCTAGTGGATCTGTGGATTTAGGTTACGCAATTTTTATTCATAATGAGTGTGCGCTAATAATGATAATATGCtggaaattaaattaaaatacgaATTTAATTGTTAATGGATATAAAAATCTTCCCACAAAACTATTAATGGTAATAAGTCAAAATGGTCATAAATGTCCGTTTCATAACTAACGAGGGTGTCCAAAAACGTTTTGTTTCCATTCATGAACCAACCATTCGTCTTTTCATTTTTAATCTATATTTTTGTGGTGTGGTGTTAATGTGACCGCATACCATATTTAGAAAGAATTAATTAAAGTTACAGGTGAAAATGCTAGGTTATTTAATTGACCATATATATTACTGATTAAGTTTAAGATAATCGGGTTTAAAGGTCTAATTACAGTAGCCTAATAATGCTCTAGGCCCATTAACTAATTAACTAAGACCGATTCAGTCCGACCAATTTTTATATTCATTCcgttttcatttgtttttgctcAATTGAATTAACCTTGGACCAGGTTATTATAAAAATGCATTGTCAAAAGTGAAACTAATTATTAATATGCTTCCGCTTTATTGAAAATTAATGTACATATAATCTGAGGCGATTTCTTACCGAATTCATTATAAGATTTTAATTTGAACCATGTTTGACACTGTAAAGTTTGTGTGTACGttatgatatggtttgtgtgCTTTTGCATTAGGGAATAGTTTCTCTcagattattatttttctttttggattttaTAAGATTATACTTGAAATTATTATGGGACTCtatagttatcaccacagtgatgctaGGGTGTTATATCTAAATATAATCATAATGTTATTATAAGCATGAATTTGCAAACCGTAAAATGTAGGTTTTGCAGTTATCGATATCATGTGATAATGACATTATTTTAGTTGATTGGCTATCACCACTGTGATGTCAAATCACTTTTGGCCATGATCACAGATTTTCTAATGCTTGTAATATTGTTTTTTCTTAAATATATTAGAACAGAATTTACCCACAGGAAATTTGAGTTCATGTATTTAAGAAACATTGACTGATATGATTGTTGATCATACATTATGGATATGAACTGATTTGAATCTTGAGGGTGTCTTGTGTCATTATGTTTCACTTTTCTCCcaatgttgatgataatttcaattGTACGTATAAAATTATTGTGCTTAAGATTCT
The nucleotide sequence above comes from Papaver somniferum cultivar HN1 chromosome 8, ASM357369v1, whole genome shotgun sequence. Encoded proteins:
- the LOC113305077 gene encoding uncharacterized protein LOC113305077, producing the protein MVKQDCSFILVALASPERCEKLNFGMFFCLKTADAKTANLELGKRKRLQEHIVGFYKTLFTEEEIIRPDLEGIDFDSITATKAIILDSDFNEDEVVRAIRDLGNDKAPGPDGFPIIFFQKCWHFIKGDFMATVNEFCTTGNINSKHNSTFITLIPKKDHIETIKDCRPICLLTSVYKIIAKVLSTRLKLFTDKLISPVQCAYIEGRQIIDGTLIANELVDSRLRSGNAGILCKIDLEKAFDRINWNYLEFVLIQMGFTSKWRNWLRFCYATSSFSVLINGSSFGYFTSLKVNAAKTRLISVGEVPNLALWAEEFGCAIDCLPFQYLGMSLGAKSSSKRIWDLIIEKFDARLSVWRRISLSKGGKLVLIKCILSSLPTYYFSLFKAPISVIKILEKKMRNFLWEYKDGVKTSHLVNWNLVCATKEKGGLGVCNLRLMNLSLLAKWCWRFGVEKRKLWYKIIEEKYGSEFSYWNPGKIATTYGISCWRAIAETANLVSANSTLYLHSSSLISFWNDIWCGDLSLAKAHPNLYKLTRDKHITVAAMISLEGGWKFDFRRVLSNTKVVEFATLLTTIGDNPPTQDDLTDTRRWKLNHTGVFTVKSLYAKLVAEDGVNHFPYSFIWKTTIPPKINILMWCLIHGKLNTIDIL
- the LOC113303039 gene encoding vacuolar iron transporter homolog 3-like, translated to MDIHNQANQTYQTSTLPVNLIRPISVSNIDIERPQIIEDNKDYFDYSQRAQWLRAAVLGANDGLVSTVSLMMGVGAVKEDVKFMILTGFAGLIAGACSMAIGEFVSVYSQLDIELAQIKRESMARKDEETQSDDEKENLPNPFQAAGASAIAFSLGAMVPLLAAAFIKDHKVRLGVVTGATSLALLVFGGLGAVLGKAPLLKSSLRVLVGGWIAMAITYGLTKLIGTSGL